From Parasphaerochaeta coccoides DSM 17374, a single genomic window includes:
- a CDS encoding RNA-guided endonuclease InsQ/TnpB family protein produces MLIAHKIGLDPTNKQATYFARASGVARFAYNWALAEWKRLYEECKRDPDKSKPSQMSLRRHLNAIKREHFPWMLEVTKNAPQMAIMHLGVAFKNFFAGRARFPQFRKKGVHDRFSISNDQFSVKDNRIRIPGLGWVRMHERVRFAGKIMSGTVSRVADRWFVSITVDTPDLSHLPKAENQGAVGVDLGVSSLATLSTGEKVEGPKAHKRLLKRLRRLSRSVSRKKHGSCNREKAKRKLSRLHARISYIRNDALHKVTTDLTTRFHTVCIEDLNVTGMMRNRHVARSVADMGFFEFRRLLEYKAHMRGGMIVVVDRFFPSSKRCSACGHTVENLPLSVREWTCPLCGARHDRDVNAAINLRDYAVSSTVSACGEEGSGCVSNHTVKPVSAKQEVGSKSV; encoded by the coding sequence ATGCTGATCGCCCATAAAATCGGGCTTGACCCGACCAATAAGCAGGCGACCTATTTTGCCCGCGCCTCGGGCGTGGCTCGGTTCGCCTACAATTGGGCGCTGGCCGAATGGAAGCGGCTCTATGAAGAGTGCAAGCGTGATCCCGACAAGTCAAAACCATCGCAAATGTCCCTGCGCCGCCACTTGAACGCCATCAAACGGGAACACTTCCCGTGGATGTTGGAAGTCACCAAAAACGCTCCGCAAATGGCGATTATGCACTTGGGCGTTGCGTTCAAGAATTTCTTTGCTGGACGCGCCCGTTTCCCCCAATTCCGCAAGAAAGGAGTCCATGACCGCTTCAGCATCTCTAACGATCAGTTTTCCGTGAAGGACAATCGCATCCGCATTCCAGGGCTTGGGTGGGTGCGTATGCACGAACGAGTCAGATTCGCGGGTAAAATCATGTCGGGCACAGTCTCCCGTGTCGCTGACAGATGGTTTGTGAGTATTACGGTGGATACGCCGGATCTTTCGCATCTTCCCAAAGCCGAAAACCAAGGCGCGGTAGGTGTGGATTTGGGCGTCTCCTCTTTGGCGACATTGTCCACGGGAGAGAAGGTGGAAGGACCGAAGGCGCATAAACGTTTGTTGAAGCGACTTCGTCGCCTCTCCCGGAGCGTGAGCAGAAAGAAGCACGGTTCGTGCAACCGGGAGAAGGCGAAAAGAAAACTCTCCCGGCTTCATGCCCGCATCTCCTATATCCGCAACGACGCGCTGCATAAAGTGACAACCGATCTCACCACGCGGTTTCACACCGTCTGTATTGAAGATCTGAATGTCACAGGCATGATGAGAAATCGGCATGTGGCCCGTTCCGTGGCCGACATGGGATTCTTCGAGTTCCGGCGGCTCCTGGAGTACAAGGCGCATATGCGAGGCGGCATGATCGTCGTGGTTGATAGGTTCTTTCCAAGCTCCAAACGGTGTTCCGCCTGTGGGCATACGGTGGAAAACCTGCCTTTGTCGGTGCGCGAATGGACGTGCCCCCTGTGTGGCGCACGCCATGATCGCGACGTCAATGCCGCGATCAATTTAAGAGATTACGCCGTGAGTTCCACGGTGTCAGCCTGTGGAGAGGAAGGCTCTGGCTGTGTGAGTAATCACACGGTGAAACCAGTCTCGGCGAAGCAGGAAGTCGGCTCCAAATCAGTATAA
- a CDS encoding IS607 family transposase: protein MNTIVGIGVAAKALGVSVTTLRRWEAAGKLTPVRTTSGHRRYDLSKLIPEQYHLFGGERRTIAYARVSSHDQKNDLERQKQTLELYCARQGWTFDVVCDFGSGMNYHKEGLKRLLNDIMSGHIGRLVITHRDRLLRWGAELVFAICEAKSVEVVILNQGEDTNFEEDVAQDVLEIITVFSARLYGSRSHKTHKMLDGVKKAVESSQC from the coding sequence ATGAATACTATTGTCGGCATCGGTGTAGCCGCAAAGGCATTAGGTGTTTCCGTCACCACGCTCCGACGCTGGGAGGCGGCGGGAAAGCTGACGCCTGTTCGAACGACTTCCGGGCATAGGCGTTATGACCTTTCCAAACTTATTCCCGAGCAGTATCATCTTTTTGGTGGGGAGCGGCGCACTATCGCCTATGCCCGTGTTTCCAGTCATGATCAAAAGAATGATTTGGAACGACAGAAGCAGACTCTCGAATTGTATTGCGCCCGCCAAGGGTGGACGTTTGACGTTGTCTGCGATTTTGGTTCTGGGATGAATTACCACAAAGAAGGACTCAAACGACTACTTAACGATATCATGAGCGGGCATATTGGGCGCTTGGTAATCACGCATCGCGACCGGTTGTTGCGATGGGGAGCGGAGCTCGTGTTCGCCATCTGTGAAGCGAAAAGTGTTGAAGTCGTCATTCTCAATCAGGGTGAAGACACCAACTTTGAGGAAGATGTGGCACAGGATGTTCTGGAAATCATCACCGTGTTTTCCGCCAGGCTTTATGGCTCCCGTTCGCACAAGACTCACAAGATGCTTGATGGAGTAAAGAAAGCGGTGGAGTCCTCGCAATGCTGA
- the dnaX gene encoding DNA polymerase III subunit gamma/tau — MAFEVTATRRRPQTFEDMAGQDFFVSTISNAIKQKRIAHAYLFSGPRGVGKTSSARILAKALNCEQGPTAHPCGVCSNCKEITAGNSTDVIEIDGASNTSVNDIRAIKDEVMFPPQKCRYKIYIIDEVHMLSTSAFNALLKTIEEPPEYIIFIFATTETQKVPATIRSRCQQFHFRLFTMETIVKLLTEAAAETDVQADHDALLWIARESTGSMRDAYTLFDQIVSFSHGHITLASIQDKLGVSGVESLNNVVLSIQEGTTARTDDFLSELLSSGVSVEQCVRDFASFFRMILLLRHGVTSVDALGMRPDAIPKAIVDSYTDEQAEAALEMFLQVYRDIRYSVNPKFELELAVSRLAQLPYTASSHAVMQSLSAMKRELLGLAGIQPSQEPIAATTGKAGKTSPTDGQERLVIERPWEKKTQTAPPPRQNQTPPPESSPLEPSPFESSQPVSKTSEKQERQRETMDSDDVTHVTQPLASPQYSEPLPATEKAKASPSLPRPFTKDDFPALVDAFERAKNPTRLNLTYLTDAYEKNNSLVLEFATRFSADSISKVIPFLRSAIRSICGYDGPVEIMMRRQEQKEDLPTQIGLDPIDQKIARMFNGKTETVHQIELAHGEKDDAQ, encoded by the coding sequence ATGGCATTTGAAGTAACAGCGACACGCCGCCGTCCCCAGACCTTCGAGGACATGGCCGGACAAGATTTCTTCGTCTCGACAATCAGCAACGCCATCAAGCAGAAACGCATCGCCCATGCTTATCTGTTTTCCGGGCCTCGCGGCGTCGGCAAGACATCTTCCGCCCGCATCCTGGCAAAAGCCCTGAACTGTGAACAGGGCCCCACGGCTCATCCCTGCGGCGTATGTTCCAACTGCAAGGAAATCACCGCTGGCAACAGCACGGATGTCATAGAAATTGACGGTGCAAGCAATACATCGGTTAACGACATCCGCGCCATCAAGGACGAGGTCATGTTCCCTCCCCAGAAATGCCGCTATAAAATTTACATCATCGATGAAGTCCATATGCTCTCCACCAGCGCCTTCAACGCCTTGCTGAAGACCATCGAGGAGCCGCCTGAATACATCATTTTCATATTCGCTACGACCGAGACGCAGAAAGTCCCCGCGACAATCCGCAGCCGTTGCCAGCAGTTCCACTTCCGGCTCTTTACCATGGAAACCATTGTGAAGCTCCTCACGGAGGCAGCAGCGGAAACAGATGTCCAGGCAGACCATGATGCCCTGTTGTGGATAGCCCGTGAGTCTACCGGCTCCATGCGTGACGCATACACCCTGTTCGACCAGATTGTCTCTTTCTCACATGGACATATCACTTTGGCGAGCATCCAGGACAAGCTCGGAGTCTCCGGCGTAGAAAGCCTGAACAATGTAGTCCTCTCTATTCAGGAAGGCACGACAGCACGGACGGACGACTTTCTTTCGGAACTTCTCTCCTCCGGTGTTTCAGTGGAACAGTGCGTCAGGGACTTCGCTTCATTTTTCAGGATGATACTCCTGCTCAGGCATGGTGTCACATCGGTTGATGCCTTGGGAATGAGACCAGATGCCATTCCGAAGGCCATTGTCGATTCCTATACCGACGAGCAAGCGGAAGCCGCCCTGGAGATGTTCCTTCAGGTGTACCGGGACATCCGTTATTCAGTAAACCCGAAGTTCGAGCTGGAGCTGGCAGTCAGCCGTCTTGCTCAGCTTCCCTATACCGCATCGTCCCACGCCGTGATGCAGTCATTGTCTGCCATGAAGCGGGAACTTTTGGGTCTTGCAGGCATACAACCCTCTCAGGAACCCATTGCCGCCACTACAGGGAAAGCTGGCAAGACATCACCTACGGACGGGCAGGAAAGGTTGGTCATTGAAAGACCATGGGAAAAGAAAACCCAGACAGCACCTCCGCCACGCCAGAACCAGACGCCTCCCCCGGAATCAAGCCCTCTCGAACCCAGCCCCTTTGAATCCAGTCAACCTGTATCCAAAACCTCGGAAAAACAGGAGCGTCAGCGGGAAACCATGGATTCAGATGATGTGACTCATGTGACACAACCGTTAGCTTCCCCCCAGTATTCCGAACCACTTCCCGCTACGGAGAAAGCAAAAGCATCTCCATCACTTCCCCGACCTTTCACCAAGGATGACTTCCCTGCCTTGGTGGATGCTTTTGAAAGGGCAAAGAATCCTACCCGCCTGAACCTGACGTATCTGACCGACGCATATGAGAAAAATAATAGCTTGGTTCTGGAGTTTGCCACCCGTTTCAGCGCAGACAGCATCAGCAAGGTCATTCCTTTCCTGCGCTCCGCTATCCGTTCCATCTGTGGATACGATGGGCCTGTGGAAATCATGATGCGGAGGCAGGAACAGAAAGAAGACCTGCCGACACAGATTGGACTTGATCCGATCGACCAGAAGATTGCGCGCATGTTCAATGGAAAGACGGAGACCGTCCATCAGATTGAGCTTGCGCATGGAGAAAAGGACGACGCGCAATGA
- the recR gene encoding recombination mediator RecR yields the protein MNTLDNLIQALSRLPGIGPKSAARIGYHLIKTNPQYNKELAKSIGTIQDVVFPCPVCGSYTEISPCRFCSDSSRDRELLCVVEQPQDVVTISTSGSYNGLYHVLGGAISPLDGIGPEDLSFDSLMRRISEGSFQEVIIATNPTEEGDTTAMYIRHLMKDFPDIILTRLASGLPIGGDLEYADRLTLARSLRGRIKF from the coding sequence ATGAACACCCTGGACAATCTCATCCAAGCATTGAGCCGTTTGCCCGGCATCGGCCCCAAGAGCGCAGCCCGCATCGGCTACCACCTGATAAAGACAAATCCCCAGTATAACAAGGAACTGGCAAAAAGCATCGGGACTATCCAGGATGTCGTTTTCCCTTGTCCTGTCTGCGGCAGCTACACGGAGATATCTCCCTGCCGGTTCTGCTCTGACTCATCGCGGGACAGAGAACTTCTTTGCGTGGTGGAACAACCGCAGGATGTAGTGACGATCAGCACGTCCGGCTCATACAACGGCCTGTACCATGTCCTTGGCGGGGCAATCAGTCCCTTGGATGGCATAGGACCGGAAGACTTGAGTTTCGATTCCTTGATGCGCCGCATTTCCGAAGGTTCCTTCCAAGAGGTCATCATAGCCACGAATCCTACCGAGGAAGGGGATACTACGGCCATGTATATCCGTCACCTGATGAAAGATTTTCCTGATATCATCCTGACACGGTTGGCTTCCGGACTGCCAATCGGCGGAGACTTGGAATATGCCGACCGCCTCACTCTCGCCCGTTCCCTCCGCGGACGCATCAAGTTCTGA
- the kduI gene encoding 5-dehydro-4-deoxy-D-glucuronate isomerase, producing the protein MDIRYSTGKEPFARMNTAELRKEFLITDIFRDNDVTAVYSHIDRIVTMGAKPVKESLRLDKNIDTWKNFGVTYFLERRELGIINIGGEGTVHVDGTGYVLPTISALYVPMGTKEVSFTSKDAAKPAKFYMCSTPAHREFPLTFIPRENAKQIHLGASETSNERTINQFIHPDVLDTCQLSMGVTFLATGSVWNTMPAHTHERRMEVYFYFDIPKDNVVFHFFGEPTETRHIIMHNEQAVLNPSWSIHSGGGTSNYSFIWAMAGENRAYADQDFIDTLDLR; encoded by the coding sequence ATGGATATCAGGTATTCAACAGGCAAGGAGCCTTTTGCCCGGATGAACACCGCCGAGCTTCGCAAGGAGTTCCTCATCACGGATATTTTCCGGGACAATGATGTGACGGCGGTATACTCCCATATCGACCGCATCGTGACCATGGGGGCGAAGCCGGTCAAGGAGAGCCTCCGGCTGGACAAGAACATCGACACATGGAAGAATTTCGGCGTCACGTACTTCCTGGAAAGGCGTGAGCTGGGAATCATCAACATTGGCGGGGAAGGTACGGTGCATGTCGATGGCACAGGCTATGTGCTGCCCACAATCAGCGCTCTCTATGTACCCATGGGAACCAAGGAAGTTTCTTTCACCAGCAAGGACGCGGCCAAGCCTGCCAAGTTCTATATGTGTTCAACGCCTGCCCACCGTGAGTTCCCTCTTACATTCATCCCCCGCGAGAATGCCAAGCAGATTCATCTCGGCGCATCGGAAACTTCAAATGAGAGGACAATCAACCAATTCATTCATCCTGATGTCCTGGATACCTGCCAGCTTTCGATGGGAGTGACATTCCTGGCGACCGGTTCAGTCTGGAACACCATGCCCGCCCATACCCATGAACGGCGCATGGAGGTGTATTTCTACTTTGACATTCCCAAGGACAATGTGGTATTCCATTTCTTCGGAGAACCGACGGAAACCCGCCACATCATCATGCACAATGAGCAGGCGGTGCTGAATCCCAGCTGGTCGATTCATTCAGGCGGCGGGACCAGCAATTATTCGTTCATCTGGGCAATGGCGGGCGAAAACCGCGCGTATGCTGACCAGGACTTCATTGATACGCTCGACTTGAGATGA
- a CDS encoding gluconate 5-dehydrogenase has product MGFSIESFSLKDKVAWVTGASYGIGFAIASAYAAAGAKIAFNDINQDLVDKGLAAYKEAGIDAKGYVCDVTDEPQVQATAQKIEQDLGGVDILVNNAGIIRRVPMIEMDAADFRKVIDIDLNAPFIVSKAVIPGMIKKGHGKIINICSMMSELGRETVSAYAAAKGGLKMLTRNIASEYGSANIQCNGIGPGYIATPQTAPLRERQADGSRHPFDSFIIAKTPAARWGTTEDLEGPAVFLASDASDFVNGHILYVDGGILAYIGKQP; this is encoded by the coding sequence ATGGGTTTTTCTATTGAATCTTTTTCCTTGAAGGACAAAGTGGCGTGGGTCACTGGTGCGTCTTATGGAATCGGCTTCGCAATTGCCAGCGCATATGCCGCTGCTGGAGCAAAAATTGCTTTCAACGATATCAACCAGGATTTGGTAGACAAGGGTCTGGCCGCATATAAGGAAGCCGGCATTGACGCGAAAGGATATGTCTGTGATGTCACCGATGAACCCCAGGTGCAGGCGACGGCACAGAAGATAGAGCAGGACTTGGGTGGCGTCGATATCTTGGTGAACAACGCCGGAATCATCCGCCGCGTCCCGATGATAGAAATGGATGCTGCCGATTTCCGCAAGGTCATCGACATTGATCTCAATGCGCCTTTCATTGTGTCCAAGGCTGTCATCCCCGGCATGATTAAGAAGGGGCATGGCAAGATCATCAACATCTGTTCCATGATGAGCGAGCTGGGACGGGAGACTGTTTCCGCCTATGCGGCCGCAAAAGGCGGTCTCAAGATGCTGACCCGGAACATCGCTTCTGAATATGGCTCGGCCAACATACAATGCAATGGCATCGGGCCTGGCTACATCGCCACGCCACAGACAGCTCCCCTGCGGGAAAGACAAGCGGACGGTTCCCGACATCCCTTCGACAGCTTCATCATCGCCAAGACTCCTGCCGCACGCTGGGGTACGACAGAGGATCTTGAGGGCCCCGCTGTGTTCCTTGCTTCCGACGCATCGGACTTCGTCAACGGGCATATCCTGTACGTTGATGGCGGCATCCTTGCCTACATCGGCAAGCAGCCCTGA
- a CDS encoding DnaJ domain-containing protein — protein MGWFGKIIGGMFGWLVGGPLGLVAGIAFGHAMDKASDSESDHDASAGTHSHHSPFQVFSSMRGHEERSRLIFFVAAFSMLARIATSDDDKVSDAEYRKVLDFINGDLQLDPYSKTYALRVFQAALKTEGSFEDFAHQFKQNFSTQEGLLLLMMDILYRVCTADGTPGRRAMEMLGSAERIFSIPADIRESLRARYLHGTGSKSHGASHTTFSSDSKPYEILNITSQATDEEVRKAYRALSREFHPDMIASKGLPPEFSKFAEAKFLEIQEAYEEIKRRRGLN, from the coding sequence ATGGGTTGGTTCGGAAAAATCATCGGAGGCATGTTCGGATGGCTGGTGGGCGGTCCCTTGGGGCTGGTCGCCGGAATAGCCTTCGGACATGCCATGGACAAGGCATCAGACAGCGAATCTGACCATGACGCCTCTGCGGGAACACACTCTCATCATTCCCCGTTCCAGGTTTTTTCTTCCATGCGTGGGCACGAGGAGCGTTCCCGGCTCATCTTTTTCGTGGCGGCATTCAGTATGCTTGCCCGCATAGCCACCAGTGATGATGACAAGGTAAGCGACGCCGAATACCGTAAGGTGCTTGATTTCATCAACGGCGACCTCCAGCTTGATCCTTACAGCAAGACGTATGCGCTGCGGGTCTTTCAAGCCGCGCTGAAGACGGAAGGCTCCTTTGAAGACTTCGCCCACCAGTTCAAGCAGAACTTCAGTACGCAGGAGGGGCTTCTCCTGCTGATGATGGACATTCTCTACCGCGTCTGTACCGCCGACGGTACTCCAGGACGGCGGGCAATGGAAATGTTGGGCTCTGCGGAAAGGATTTTTTCCATTCCTGCCGATATCAGGGAAAGTCTCCGCGCACGGTACTTGCATGGAACCGGAAGCAAGTCTCATGGCGCATCGCACACAACTTTTTCCAGTGACTCCAAGCCATATGAGATTCTGAACATTACGTCCCAGGCTACCGATGAGGAGGTGCGCAAGGCCTACCGTGCGCTGAGCCGGGAATTTCATCCGGATATGATTGCCTCGAAAGGACTGCCCCCTGAGTTCTCGAAATTCGCCGAAGCCAAGTTCCTTGAGATACAAGAAGCGTATGAAGAAATAAAACGTCGGCGCGGATTGAACTAG
- a CDS encoding MGH1-like glycoside hydrolase domain-containing protein, with protein MIKDSVPAIHFYDQDFVDMYDRSWVWINDAWTSGTKENGFTGSYLSYAGQKTFSQIDACMSSLFLVYSNQEFPPFPMIDYFYEKQEENGAIRSDYSRENGSPVLSTSNPEGVQLPLFAYVEYNFYHKIGNKRRLKEIVPVLEKYHAWLQKTFLQPNGLYKVPQEAYLTGNIDRSHVEYAVDFNAAMALNALYMSEIGDILNDKELAFRYKRAYFALKTRINDLMWDAELNYYYDLAADDSRVTDIKHLGTYWTLLASIPNEEQAAFLIAYLQDPGIFGAENPFPLLSIDSPGYSNDGDGHKGSVIPLFTYMVVKGLEKYRQFIFARECAIRHLYFLLDTYQPEVDTVDDVWEAYLPQNDGHPVYVPGEREDFPRRRYMPMVGMVTIALMVENVIGLNISLPRKTVDWTLQDLEAMGIQHLSLKRNLITILSNKNARGWEIRLESEKLYYFTIQILNSHKKKTLPIPSGKCSLLIDKL; from the coding sequence TTGATTAAAGATTCAGTACCAGCCATCCATTTCTACGACCAGGATTTCGTCGATATGTACGATCGCTCCTGGGTGTGGATTAATGATGCCTGGACATCAGGTACGAAAGAAAACGGTTTTACCGGTTCATATCTTTCTTATGCGGGACAGAAGACGTTCTCACAGATTGACGCATGCATGTCGTCATTGTTCCTTGTCTACAGCAATCAGGAGTTCCCTCCCTTCCCCATGATTGACTATTTCTATGAGAAACAGGAAGAAAATGGTGCCATACGTTCCGACTATTCGCGGGAAAATGGTTCTCCTGTCCTTTCAACATCTAATCCTGAAGGCGTCCAGCTCCCGCTTTTCGCCTATGTCGAGTACAATTTCTACCATAAGATAGGAAACAAACGCCGCCTCAAGGAAATAGTCCCTGTCTTGGAGAAGTATCACGCGTGGCTCCAGAAGACCTTCCTCCAGCCAAACGGGCTGTACAAGGTTCCGCAGGAGGCATATCTGACGGGCAACATCGACCGTTCCCACGTGGAATATGCCGTTGATTTCAATGCTGCCATGGCGTTGAACGCTCTCTATATGTCGGAGATAGGGGACATCCTCAATGACAAGGAGCTGGCTTTCCGGTATAAGCGGGCATATTTCGCCCTCAAGACACGGATCAACGACCTGATGTGGGATGCGGAGCTGAATTATTATTATGACCTTGCCGCCGATGACTCCCGCGTCACGGACATCAAGCATCTGGGGACGTACTGGACGCTTCTGGCGTCTATTCCCAATGAGGAGCAGGCGGCGTTCCTGATTGCCTATCTCCAGGATCCCGGTATCTTCGGCGCGGAGAATCCTTTCCCCCTTCTGTCCATCGATTCCCCCGGCTATTCCAATGATGGCGACGGACACAAGGGTTCCGTCATCCCCCTGTTCACCTACATGGTGGTCAAGGGACTGGAAAAGTACCGGCAGTTTATTTTTGCCCGTGAATGCGCCATCCGCCACCTGTATTTTCTGCTGGACACCTACCAGCCGGAAGTCGATACGGTGGACGATGTATGGGAGGCTTATCTGCCCCAGAATGACGGTCATCCGGTGTATGTTCCGGGCGAGAGGGAGGACTTTCCCCGTCGCCGCTACATGCCCATGGTCGGCATGGTGACAATAGCCCTGATGGTGGAGAATGTCATTGGCCTGAACATATCCCTGCCGCGTAAGACGGTAGACTGGACCCTCCAGGATCTTGAGGCCATGGGAATCCAGCATCTGTCACTGAAAAGGAACCTGATTACCATTCTGAGCAACAAGAACGCCCGTGGCTGGGAGATACGGCTGGAGTCGGAGAAACTGTATTATTTCACCATCCAGATCCTCAACTCCCACAAAAAGAAAACACTTCCCATCCCCTCCGGAAAGTGTTCCTTGCTGATAGATAAGTTGTAA
- a CDS encoding diacylglycerol/lipid kinase family protein, with translation MPEAYIILNPQAAKGHASRKEGIITAYLNRHGWKVRIDRTAGQSDGMRLARQAVRDGRPLIIAAGGDGTVNEVVDGIYQEDIAQGGGLTLPSFGVIPIGRGNDFAYAAGIPAKTGDACARLVHGSPRDLDIGIVRGGDYPEGRCFVNGVGVGFEPLVNFRAMEFKHINGMPSYVLGLLKVLARYPQPWRIRITLDGGEYEVDTQQISICNGRRMGSAFLMGPEASLDDGLFDVTFARRPFKGLKIMSLVPLFLTGRQIRHSSFHFERTAAMTISTDAPVLPVHADGEVISYGCTGISVEMSGKKLKIMI, from the coding sequence ATGCCGGAAGCATATATCATACTCAATCCTCAGGCGGCAAAAGGTCATGCGTCACGCAAGGAAGGCATCATCACGGCATATCTCAACCGCCATGGATGGAAAGTCCGCATTGACAGGACGGCTGGTCAGTCTGACGGCATGCGTCTGGCTCGCCAGGCCGTCCGTGACGGGAGACCATTGATCATAGCCGCGGGAGGAGATGGAACAGTCAACGAGGTGGTGGACGGCATTTATCAGGAGGACATTGCCCAAGGGGGCGGCCTGACCTTGCCCAGTTTCGGGGTCATCCCCATAGGGAGAGGCAATGACTTTGCCTATGCAGCGGGGATTCCCGCCAAGACAGGAGATGCCTGCGCCCGGCTTGTCCATGGTTCGCCCAGGGACTTGGATATCGGGATAGTCCGTGGCGGCGACTATCCGGAAGGCCGATGCTTCGTCAATGGAGTAGGCGTGGGCTTTGAGCCGCTGGTGAACTTCCGTGCAATGGAATTCAAGCATATCAATGGCATGCCGAGCTATGTCCTGGGACTTTTGAAAGTCTTGGCTCGTTACCCACAGCCGTGGAGAATACGTATCACGCTGGATGGCGGTGAATATGAAGTGGATACCCAGCAAATATCCATTTGCAACGGACGCCGCATGGGTTCGGCGTTCCTGATGGGGCCGGAGGCCAGTCTGGATGACGGGCTTTTCGATGTGACTTTTGCCCGCAGACCGTTCAAGGGTCTGAAGATTATGAGCTTGGTTCCCCTGTTCCTCACGGGAAGACAGATACGCCATTCTTCCTTCCATTTCGAGCGGACGGCGGCCATGACGATTTCCACTGATGCTCCGGTCTTGCCCGTCCATGCTGACGGAGAAGTCATTTCATATGGTTGTACGGGAATCTCTGTGGAAATGTCTGGGAAAAAGCTTAAAATTATGATATAA
- a CDS encoding MATE family efflux transporter — MDILAEPRQTLSPSWKTFLPEVFRLILPMVVQNIFLSSLSFLDVVMVGQLGEKEIAAVGLANQVFFLINLFYFGISSGSAIFVSQYWGGKNLDGLRKVMGFSLTFSGIAASVFCFVAMVMPEAVMRIFTQDAEVIAFGRMYLEIIGPGYIFAAISYVYSSTLRATGNAKTPLVFSVISLCLDATLNFVFIFGIGPFPAMGVAGAALSTTIGNGLEMSCLIIWSQLKQAPTALRRTAFIWGRKFLDAIIKTSSPVILNEVFWSLGMVMYKIAYSRMGMDVVAAVNVTEAISSLFFVIARALNIGTAVLIGIKIGEGKYELSRLYARRLIIIGIACGVLMGLVMAATAPFLPRIFNVSPALRVMTTRTLLVISLLMPLKAITGTLIVGILRSGGDTRFSMLVEMGSVWLIGVPCTFLGALVLKWDIWSVYLLVSLEEIAKAIVGLLRVRSGKWINNVTEMGVPVQETSSFIDVESPTSV; from the coding sequence ATGGATATTCTTGCAGAGCCTCGCCAGACGCTTTCCCCATCATGGAAGACATTCTTGCCGGAAGTCTTCCGCCTGATTTTACCCATGGTCGTCCAGAACATCTTTCTTTCCTCCCTTTCCTTCCTGGACGTGGTAATGGTCGGACAACTCGGCGAAAAGGAAATAGCGGCGGTAGGTCTGGCAAACCAGGTGTTTTTCCTCATCAACCTGTTCTATTTCGGCATCAGCAGCGGATCGGCCATCTTCGTCTCCCAGTATTGGGGAGGGAAGAACCTTGACGGTCTGCGCAAGGTGATGGGCTTTTCCCTTACTTTCAGTGGCATTGCCGCCTCGGTGTTCTGCTTTGTCGCCATGGTCATGCCCGAAGCAGTAATGCGCATCTTCACCCAGGACGCGGAGGTGATTGCTTTCGGCAGGATGTACCTGGAAATCATCGGTCCGGGATACATCTTTGCCGCAATCAGCTACGTCTACTCAAGCACGCTCCGGGCGACTGGCAACGCCAAAACTCCCCTCGTGTTTTCCGTCATCTCCCTTTGCCTGGATGCCACCCTGAATTTCGTCTTTATCTTCGGCATCGGTCCTTTCCCTGCCATGGGAGTCGCCGGAGCCGCTTTGTCCACCACCATAGGCAATGGATTGGAGATGAGCTGCCTCATCATCTGGTCCCAGCTGAAGCAGGCTCCGACGGCACTCAGACGCACGGCCTTCATCTGGGGCAGGAAATTCTTGGACGCCATAATCAAGACAAGCTCTCCCGTCATACTGAACGAAGTGTTCTGGTCCCTGGGCATGGTCATGTACAAGATAGCCTACAGTCGCATGGGCATGGATGTCGTGGCCGCTGTGAATGTCACCGAAGCCATCTCATCTCTTTTCTTTGTCATTGCCCGTGCCCTGAACATCGGTACGGCCGTGTTAATCGGAATCAAGATAGGCGAGGGAAAATATGAACTGAGCCGTCTTTACGCACGCCGCCTCATCATCATAGGGATTGCCTGTGGTGTCCTCATGGGGCTCGTGATGGCCGCCACAGCTCCTTTCCTCCCCCGGATATTCAATGTCTCCCCCGCCCTCAGGGTGATGACGACCCGCACTTTGCTGGTCATCAGCCTCCTGATGCCCCTCAAGGCAATCACAGGAACCTTGATTGTCGGAATCCTCCGCAGCGGCGGGGACACGCGTTTCAGCATGCTGGTTGAAATGGGAAGCGTCTGGTTGATTGGTGTCCCCTGCACTTTCCTGGGAGCCCTCGTATTGAAATGGGACATCTGGTCAGTCTATCTTCTGGTCAGCCTGGAAGAAATTGCGAAAGCCATTGTCGGCTTGTTGCGGGTGCGTTCAGGAAAATGGATTAACAATGTGACGGAAATGGGCGTTCCTGTTCAGGAAACTTCTTCTTTCATTGACGTGGAGAGCCCGACATCCGTATAG